Proteins from a single region of Pyrus communis chromosome 6, drPyrComm1.1, whole genome shotgun sequence:
- the LOC137737482 gene encoding non-specific lipid transfer protein GPI-anchored 5-like, whose product MARKFEMSLVLVLATMFLARAAAQSSCTNVIISMSPCLSYITGNSSTPSSRCCSQLASVVASSPQCLCEVLNGGGSSLGVNVNRTQALALPGACNVQAPPLSQCNAGSPADSPTGAADSPNTPSGTGSKNVPSTQGGSSAGNSIKMSTTTQLFLLLAAAYATFTMC is encoded by the exons atggCACGAAAGTTTGAGATGTCTCTAGTCCTTGTCCTAGCGACCATGTTCTTGGCAAGGGCAGCAGCACAGTCCAGTTGCACAAACGTGATCATCAGCATGTCACCCTGCCTAAGTTACATCACTGGAAACTCCTCAACCCCTTCTTCCCGATGCTGCTCGCAGCTAGCTAGCGTTGTCGCTTCCTCCCCACAGTGCTTGTGTGAGGTTCTTAACGGCGGTGGATCATCTCTGGGGGTCAACGTGAATCGGACTCAGGCTCTGGCATTGCCTGGTGCTTGCAATGTCCAGGCTCCACCACTCAGCCAGTGTAACG CCGGTTCTCCAGCTGACTCACCAACAGGAGCAGCAGACTCTCCAAATACTCCTTCAG GAACCGGATCAAAAAATGTACCATCGACTCAAGGTGGCTCGTCGGCCGGCAACTCCATCAAGATGTCTACCACGACTCAACTCTTTCTTCTCTTGGCTGCGGCATATGCTACCTTTACAATgtgctaa
- the LOC137736459 gene encoding non-specific lipid transfer protein GPI-anchored 20-like has protein sequence MEIFVSFPRLVMSMAVTLVLALAVSAQVRSPCTANTIASFSSCMSFLTNSSANGTAPTADCCNSLKSITSTSRDCFCLLATGGVPFQLPINRTLAISLPRACNLPGVPLQCPAAGAPIPAPGPSSLSPALSPGASPSAPTASSVPAPTSSAESPESDNTPDLTPPSTTGGSAAPNAIPGSRPVLTPSAATLSYSPSLLLLASGILAMKFF, from the exons ATGGAGATTTTCGTGTCGTTTCCCCGCCTAGTTATGTCAATGGCAGTGACTCTTGTCCTGGCTCTGGCAGTCTCCGCGCAAGTTCGTTCCCCTTGTACTGCCAACACGATTGCTAGCTTTTCCTCTTGCATGAGTTTTCTCACTAACAGCAGCGCCAATGGTACAGCACCAACCGCAGACTGCTGCAATTCGCTAAAATCCATCACAAGTACTAGCAGGGACTGTTTTTGCCTCCTTGCGACTGGAGGCGTTCCCTTCCAGTTGCCAATCAACCGGACTCTAGCCATCTCTCTTCCTCGTGCCTGCAACCTCCCTGGCGTCCCTCTCCAATGCCCAG CCGCTGGTGCACCTATTCCTGCTCCAG GTCCTAGCTCCCTGTCGCCAGCTCTTTCTCCTGGAGCTTCACCATCTGCTCCAACAG CTTCCTCTGTCCCAGCACCCACCTCATCTGCTGAGTCACCGGAATCCGACAACACACCGGATTTAACTCCGCCATCTACAACAGGGGGTTCTGCAGCTCCAAACGCAATTCCTGGGAGCCGCCCGGTTCTGACTCCTTCGGCTGCCACACTCTCTTACTCGCCTTCCCTTCTGCTATTGGCATCCGGCATTCTAGCTATGAAGTTTTTCTAG
- the LOC137737480 gene encoding protein CDC73 homolog, which yields MDPLSALRDFTIRGELDKIVRVNDEFRFGSDYSFPCHAETAYRSKQGNLYTLETLLYYVNNHQIKHTDYIQCARTQGIPSVTFPDRKPLLDYLTGKISSSDSIEFILPPQNDAIHHPKIPAALDSASNGNHISNDNGDYAALDSRVFTQIETPVDYMSLIGSSERPLKDREGLLECKGRNFYAVLTSATKREEERQRIESQQRKDGLVAKSRLMGSDERGLTGFGDESGYDPNTKPKLHLKGGKVGEGVPIILVPSAFQTLITIYNVKEFLEDGVYIPTDVKVKQMNGAKPDCVTVQKKFSRDRDRVVTAYEVRDKPSALKAEDWDRVVAVFVLGKEWQFKDWPFKDHVEIFNKIMGFFMRFEDDSVESAKIVKQWNVKIISISKNKRHQDRAAALEVWDRLEEFVRSRSHS from the exons ATGGACCCGCTCTCCGCCCTCCGCGACTTCACAATCCGTGGCGAGCTCGACAAGATCGTCCGGGTCAACGACGAGTTCCGGTTCGGTTCCGACTACAGCTTCCCCTGCCACGCCGAGACCGCCTACCGCTCCAAGCAAGGCAATCTCTACACCCTCGAAACCCTCCTTTATTACGTCAACAACCACCAAATCAAGCACACCGATTACATCCAGTGCGCCCGCACCCAGGGGATCCCCTCCGTCACTTTCCCCGACCGCAAGCCCCTCCTCGACTACCTCACCGGAAAGATCTCTTCCTCCGACTCCATCGAGTTCATCCTCCCTCCCCAGAACGACGCCATACACCACCCCAAAATCCCTGCCGCCCTCGATTCCGCCAGCAACGGTAACCACATCAGCAACGACAACGGCGATTACGCCGCTTTGGATTCTAGGGTTTTCACTCAAATTGAGACGCCGGTGGACTACATGTCTTTGATTGGCTCCAGCGAGAGGCCGTTGAAGGACCGCGAGGGGTTGCTGGAGTGTAAAGGCAGGAACTTTTACGCCGTTTTGACTTCGGCGACGAAGAGGGAAGAGGAACGGCAGCGTATCGAGTCGCAGCAGAGGAAAGACGGGCTGGTGGCGAAGAGCAGGCTAATGGGTTCCGACGAGAGGGGCTTGACCGGGTTCGGAGATGAATCGGGTTACGACCCGAATACGAAGCCCAAATTGCACTTGAAAGGAGGTAAAGTTGGGGAAGGGGTGCCCATAATTTTGGTGCCCAGTGCGTTTCAGACGCTGATTACGATTTACAATGTGAAGGAGTTTTTGGAAGATGGGGTTTATATACCCACTGATGTGAAGGTGAAGCAGATGAATGGGGCGAAGCCAGACTGCGTGACGGTGCAGAAGAAGTTTAGTAGGGATAGGGATCGGGTGGTGACGGCTTATGAGGTTAGGGATAAGCCCTCAGCATTGAAGGCGGAGGATTGGGACCGTGTTGTGGCGGTTTTCGTGTTGGGGAAGGAATGGCAGTTCAAGGATTGGCCTTTCAAGGACCATGTTGAGATTTTCAATAAGA TTATGGGTTTCTTCATGCGGTTCGAAGATGATAGCGTGGAGTCGGCAAAAATTGTGAAGCAGTGGAATGTGAAGATCATCTCA ATTAGCAAGAATAAACGACATCAAGATAGAGCTGCAGCATTGGAGGTGTGGGACAGATTAGAAGAATTTGTGCGGTCAAGATCACATTCTTGA
- the LOC137736142 gene encoding non-specific lipid transfer protein GPI-anchored 25-like, translating to MITTATAPPPLMAILLAMTLAIISTEAAEPPSPLPSCGDELVRFSPCLPYVSSPPNNLSNSPPPKCCDAFSLSLESGGALCLCYLVQDPPMLGFSVNGSRVLFLSSTCPLGDISTNTSSAESLESLCSGSPELPPLGSSTISEISPPPSGFESVGNASSPLMSLAPESANTTSIPPANRSPTPPSSALMLPIFIEIVDENSTALSAFLVLTSSGKLV from the exons ATGATAACCACTGCCACCGCTCCTCCGCCCCTCATGGCCATCCTCCTCGCCATGACGCTCGCCATTATCAGCACCGAAGCAGCAGAACCGCCGTCGCCGCTACCCAGTTGTGGTGACGAGCTTGTGAGATTCTCGCCGTGCCTGCCGTACGTGTCGTCTCCGCCGAACAACCTCTCCAACTCGCCCCCACCCAAGTGCTGCGACGCGTTCTCGCTGTCGCTGGAGTCCGGCGGCGCTCTGTGCCTCTGCTACCTGGTCCAGGATCCTCCTATGCTCGGGTTTTCCGTGAACGGGAGTCGCGTTCTGTTTCTGTCTTCCACTTGCCCTCTCGGAGACATTTCCACAAACACAAGCAGTGCAGAGTCTTTGGAATCGCTCTGCTCAG GATCGCCAGAACTCCCTCCTCTCGGCAGCTCAACAATTTCAGagatttctcctcctccttctg GTTTTGAGTCTGTTGGCAATGCTTCATCTCCTCTCATGAGCTTAGCACCAGAATCAGCAAACACTACAAGCATTCCACCGGCAAACAGATCTCCGACTCCACCAAGCTCAGCG CTGATGCTTCCTATATTCATTGAGATTGTAGATGAAAATTCCACCGCCCTTTCGGCATTTCTCGTACTGACTTCATCAGGAAAGCTTGTGTAG